In Lolium rigidum isolate FL_2022 chromosome 7, APGP_CSIRO_Lrig_0.1, whole genome shotgun sequence, the DNA window TTGTGATTTTTACCTAGACTACATACTTTCGAATTTGGGTATAAAACTTGACACACATATACATACGTGCATcctttacatgcgaattttttattttttagaggTGTGAAAATATGTATTTTGGGGCGCTACAGTATTCAGACTAGGTGCCACGACGTAATTCTATCATATTGGAGGCATTTTCCCATGGTTCTACTTTCTAATCTGTGGCGTGTGTGTGTCTGTGCACACAGCTTATCGACGCGATGCACAAGGCGGCATGGGGCAAAACGGAGATTGAAAAGGCAGAGGGGAAGAAtcaaggggccgccgcggtgagGGCTCTAGAGGGAGCCCTGAGAGAGTATTCCACGCCATTCTTTGGGGGCAAAGCTGCCGGATATGTGGATGTCGTGCTCGGCAGCCTTCTTCCGTGGGTGCACGCCATGCAGGGCATCAAGACACTCGACCCCGCCAGGACACCGCTCCTGGCCGCATGGACCGACCGCTTCTGCGAGCTGAAGGCGGCCCAAACGGTTATGCCGGACGTGACCAAGGTGGTTGACTTTGCCATGGCCATGTCCCTTCGCCGCTCTGGCCAACAGAAAATGGTTGATGGTACCATTCTTTGGTTCATAACGATCCTTTCTATAGCTATGATATTCTACATGAGTTGGATGGTACTATAGAGCCAAGGTTTCAAACCAAATGGAGGAAACAGCCTCTCTAAAAATAGATACAGAAATAATCCGCATAACAAGAATATATAGAGAAATAGTACTCATAAATTGTAAGCCGATGTGCATGTGTGCAGTCTTGCACTCGTATACTGATAAATGTATgtatatttttttgtttgtttgtctaTGTATCGAAAATGAAAAAGGTACCTCTATTAGTTAAAAGCAGTGCTTTCGTAGGCCCCCAAGCAAACAATTGCATAACCGTACCATTATGCACATGCTCCTTCCGCCGACGATAGTGGGTCGGGTTAGGTTAGCCCCCGAAAATCTATATCGATTGTACCCTTGTACTTATTGAAAGGGTATACGGTGTATGTACGTACCGGTTTTGTTTGGGTCCACGTCGGATGGATCGATGTGGTGGTTGTCATAGGTTGTCACTTTCCATTCTCACGTACCGTGATCAGCTCGTTGCAGCCACTAGCCCGGCCATCTCCGATCTCGATCTACTCCGGTGGATACTTGTTCG includes these proteins:
- the LOC124670895 gene encoding probable glutathione S-transferase GSTU6 — its product is MGGAGGGGDDVKLLGTWASPHTLRVRLALRLKGVSYHYVEQDPNKENTTGELLLPGKQPVMMIHGGKPVCESSNILQYIDDVFPGVGPDLLPTDSYERAAAQYWADFIDDTLIDAMHKAAWGKTEIEKAEGKNQGAAAVRALEGALREYSTPFFGGKAAGYVDVVLGSLLPWVHAMQGIKTLDPARTPLLAAWTDRFCELKAAQTVMPDVTKVVDFAMAMSLRRSGQQKMVDGTILWFITILSIAMIFYMSWMVL